In a genomic window of Prochlorococcus marinus str. GP2:
- a CDS encoding low molecular weight protein-tyrosine-phosphatase: MKKISVLFVCLGNICRSPAAEAIFIRLLEKKELTDGFIVDSAGTGSWHIGKKADSRMRIAAERRDINILSRARQITSKDFDEFNYILAMDDSNFRNIKDLKNRTAATDFASIKKIQDFRSVFNEQEVPDPYFGGDEGFDYVLDILEDSVNGFLESIS, from the coding sequence ATGAAAAAAATTTCTGTTCTTTTTGTATGTTTGGGAAATATTTGTAGGTCTCCTGCAGCAGAAGCTATCTTTATACGTCTACTTGAAAAGAAGGAATTAACCGATGGCTTTATTGTAGATTCTGCTGGAACTGGGAGTTGGCATATTGGAAAAAAAGCTGACTCTAGGATGAGAATTGCGGCAGAAAGAAGAGATATAAACATCTTAAGCAGAGCTCGTCAAATTACTAGCAAAGATTTTGACGAATTTAACTATATTCTTGCGATGGACGACTCAAATTTTAGAAATATTAAAGATCTTAAGAATAGAACAGCTGCAACTGATTTTGCATCAATTAAAAAAATACAAGATTTTAGATCAGTTTTTAATGAGCAAGAAGTTCCTGACCCATATTTTGGAGGTGATGAGGGCTTCGATTATGTCCTTGATATTTTAGAAGACTCAGTAAATGGTTTTTTGGAAAGTATTTCTTGA
- a CDS encoding cofactor assembly of complex C subunit B yields the protein MSYSLNSTLLLTILLAIGLFFFLRASSKDRTTIVEISSSQQPVKVLNGLCEWLNLRGWKQTGGDFEQRILIFKGQVVSSKFLAIFLGFLGGFGSCALGLVIIQIYPELGWWPILLGLIGGPLSGIVYFKKSAREEKFELRLINENENDSTFMRLRAHRDELISLENELGEKLQLKSDGSLFKTPI from the coding sequence ATGTCCTATTCTTTAAATTCAACATTATTGCTGACAATTCTCTTGGCCATAGGATTATTTTTTTTTCTTAGGGCTTCCAGTAAAGATAGGACAACCATCGTTGAGATTTCATCTTCTCAACAGCCAGTAAAGGTTTTAAATGGTTTATGTGAATGGCTTAATTTGAGGGGATGGAAGCAAACAGGAGGAGATTTTGAACAAAGAATTTTAATATTCAAAGGTCAAGTTGTTTCTAGTAAATTTTTAGCAATTTTTTTAGGTTTTCTTGGAGGTTTTGGTTCTTGTGCTTTGGGATTAGTAATTATACAAATATATCCTGAATTAGGTTGGTGGCCTATTCTTTTGGGATTAATTGGTGGCCCTTTGTCTGGAATTGTTTATTTTAAAAAATCAGCAAGAGAGGAGAAATTTGAATTAAGGTTGATCAACGAAAATGAAAATGATTCAACTTTCATGAGACTTAGAGCGCATAGGGATGAATTAATCTCTTTAGAAAATGAACTTGGAGAAAAACTTCAATTGAAAAGTGACGGCTCTTTATTTAAAACTCCTATTTAA
- the hemF gene encoding oxygen-dependent coproporphyrinogen oxidase gives MFKEPPKNSREKTKNLLLGLQDKICSGLENVDGKGKFVEESWLRDEGGGGRSRVLKNGSIFEQAGVNFSEVQGKELPQSIISQRPEAKGHEWFATGTSMVLHPKNPYIPTVHLNYRYFEAGPVWWFGGGADLTPFYPYLSDVRNFHREHKKACEKVDKNLHKVFKPWCDEYFFLKHRNESRGIGGIFYDYQDGSGNIYRGNNQNGEASKNSQNIGKSNLDWDNLFSLAENCGQAFLPSYLPIIEKRASKTYTSKEREFQLYRRGRYVEFNLVWDRGTIFGLQTNGRTESILMSLPPLARWEYGYKAIKGSREEFLTSIFTKPQDWLKDKELEKFCKDNDIFD, from the coding sequence ATGTTCAAAGAACCTCCTAAAAACTCGAGAGAAAAAACTAAAAATCTCTTATTAGGTCTACAAGACAAAATTTGTTCAGGCCTTGAGAATGTAGATGGTAAAGGGAAATTCGTTGAAGAATCCTGGCTAAGAGACGAAGGTGGTGGTGGAAGATCAAGAGTATTGAAAAACGGTTCTATTTTTGAGCAAGCAGGAGTAAATTTTTCTGAAGTACAGGGGAAAGAATTACCTCAATCAATCATCTCTCAGAGGCCCGAAGCAAAAGGTCATGAATGGTTTGCGACAGGAACTTCTATGGTATTGCATCCTAAGAATCCATATATTCCTACTGTTCATCTGAATTATCGTTATTTCGAAGCTGGACCTGTTTGGTGGTTCGGTGGAGGTGCAGACTTAACTCCTTTTTATCCTTATCTTTCAGATGTGAGAAATTTTCATAGAGAGCATAAAAAAGCTTGTGAGAAAGTTGATAAAAATTTGCATAAAGTTTTCAAACCATGGTGTGATGAATATTTCTTCTTGAAGCACAGAAATGAATCTAGAGGTATAGGAGGTATTTTTTATGATTATCAAGATGGTTCAGGCAATATTTATAGAGGAAATAATCAAAACGGAGAGGCATCAAAAAATTCACAAAATATTGGAAAATCTAATCTTGATTGGGATAATTTATTTTCCTTAGCAGAAAACTGCGGGCAGGCATTTCTCCCTTCATATTTACCCATTATTGAAAAAAGAGCTTCGAAAACATATACATCGAAGGAGAGAGAATTCCAGCTATATCGAAGAGGTAGATATGTCGAATTTAATTTAGTGTGGGATAGAGGTACAATTTTTGGATTACAAACAAACGGAAGAACTGAATCAATATTAATGTCATTACCTCCTTTAGCCAGATGGGAGTATGGATATAAAGCTATAAAGGGTTCTAGAGAAGAATTTCTTACATCAATTTTTACAAAGCCACAAGATTGGTTAAAAGATAAGGAATTAGAAAAATTCTGTAAGGATAATGATATTTTTGATTAG
- the purM gene encoding phosphoribosylformylglycinamidine cyclo-ligase, with protein MDYKTSGVDIEAGREFVSEIQQAVEGTHTSNVIEGIGGFGGLFRIPIDSFKKPVLVSGTDGVGTKLELAQSKNFHFEVGIDLVAMCMNDIITSGAKPLFFLDYIATGKLDKKQLLRVVQGISHGCGENNCSLLGGETAEMPGFYSKNKYDLAGFCVGIVDEDKLINGKKVSENDLIIALKSNGVHSNGFSLVRKIIQNNNQIDKEFEKFSHLNFYNELLKPTKIYNNVINQMLSENIEIKAMSHITGGGIPENLPRCMPSDFIPYINTSSWEIPTLFKFLKEKGSIPEKDFWNTFNLGVGFCLIIDKQFKDAILSICKDHKIDSWEIGKIVRKNDSKISKFLPEILT; from the coding sequence ATGGATTACAAAACATCAGGTGTTGATATAGAAGCTGGGCGAGAATTTGTTTCCGAAATTCAACAGGCAGTTGAAGGAACTCATACATCTAATGTGATTGAGGGTATTGGTGGGTTCGGAGGTTTGTTTAGAATTCCTATCGATAGTTTTAAAAAACCAGTTCTTGTTTCAGGAACTGATGGTGTTGGAACAAAATTAGAATTAGCACAAAGTAAAAACTTTCACTTTGAGGTTGGTATTGATTTAGTTGCTATGTGCATGAACGATATCATTACTAGTGGGGCAAAACCTTTATTTTTTCTGGATTATATTGCTACTGGTAAGCTTGATAAGAAACAATTATTGAGGGTTGTTCAGGGAATTTCACATGGATGCGGAGAAAACAACTGTTCATTACTCGGCGGAGAAACTGCTGAAATGCCTGGATTTTATTCAAAAAATAAGTATGATCTTGCAGGATTTTGTGTTGGAATAGTTGATGAGGATAAGCTTATTAATGGTAAAAAAGTATCTGAAAATGACTTAATAATTGCTTTAAAAAGTAATGGAGTTCATAGTAATGGATTTAGTTTAGTAAGAAAAATTATTCAAAATAATAATCAAATAGATAAAGAATTTGAAAAATTTTCTCACTTAAATTTTTATAATGAGTTATTGAAACCTACAAAAATTTACAATAATGTGATTAACCAAATGTTATCTGAAAATATAGAAATTAAAGCAATGTCTCATATTACTGGAGGAGGAATTCCAGAAAATTTACCAAGATGTATGCCTTCTGATTTTATTCCTTATATCAATACCAGTTCTTGGGAAATACCTACTTTATTTAAATTCCTTAAGGAGAAAGGATCGATTCCTGAAAAAGATTTTTGGAATACTTTCAATCTTGGAGTGGGATTTTGTTTGATTATTGATAAACAATTTAAGGATGCGATATTAAGTATCTGTAAAGATCATAAAATAGATAGTTGGGAAATTGGAAAGATAGTTCGAAAAAATGATTCAAAAATTAGTAAATTTTTGCCAGAAATTTTAACTTAA
- a CDS encoding bifunctional pantoate--beta-alanine ligase/(d)CMP kinase translates to MKKVIIRKTEELENWRKNINSEINFIPTMGNLHNGHVQLISTAKNDNSNVNLVSIFINPLQFDNKLDLENYPKTIENDIKISFSNGADAIFIPSNEDIYPPNNKNIKFLKAPTELSYALCGLNRIGHFDGVCTVVYRLLNLIKPKNLYLGEKDWQQLLILKNLVIREKLNVAIKSIPTQRDFDGIPLSSRNVHLSKNERKLISFFSSELLEAKKNFQQEKKINLNGIIQKLSAKKISIEYLEHLHPHTLQKAKFEDNISLLAGAIRCGETRLIDHVFLMKRRPIIAIDGPAGSGKSTVTKLIAKKLKLLYLDTGAMYRALSWLMIRKGIDYKKEKKLQNILQDISIVFKSNTNSHQDVYVNNYCVTEEIRTQKISSIVSKISSIKEVRKFLVEEQRKIGESGGLVAEGRDIGTTVFPHAELKIFLTASIDERAKRRKSDKNSKDSQEIDLHTLKELIKKRDFEDSNREISPLIKANDAIEIITDGYSITEVVDKIIDLYNDKIPKETEIK, encoded by the coding sequence GTGAAGAAAGTAATCATAAGGAAAACTGAAGAATTAGAAAATTGGAGGAAAAATATAAATAGTGAAATTAACTTCATCCCAACAATGGGTAATCTTCACAATGGACATGTACAACTAATATCAACAGCAAAAAATGACAATTCTAATGTTAATTTAGTAAGTATTTTTATTAATCCACTTCAATTTGATAACAAGTTAGATTTAGAGAATTACCCTAAAACAATTGAAAATGATATAAAAATCTCCTTTTCAAATGGCGCAGATGCTATCTTCATACCAAGTAATGAAGATATATATCCACCTAATAATAAAAATATTAAATTCCTAAAAGCTCCAACTGAATTATCTTATGCATTATGTGGATTAAATCGAATTGGACATTTTGATGGTGTTTGTACAGTAGTTTATAGATTACTTAATCTCATCAAGCCAAAAAATCTTTACTTAGGAGAAAAAGATTGGCAACAACTTTTAATTTTAAAAAATCTTGTTATAAGAGAGAAATTAAATGTTGCTATTAAATCTATTCCTACACAAAGAGATTTTGATGGAATTCCTTTAAGTTCACGTAACGTACATTTATCAAAAAACGAAAGAAAATTGATTAGTTTTTTTTCAAGTGAGTTATTAGAAGCAAAAAAAAATTTTCAACAAGAAAAAAAAATCAATTTAAACGGAATAATTCAAAAGCTATCAGCAAAAAAAATTTCAATTGAATATTTAGAACATTTACACCCTCATACACTCCAAAAAGCAAAATTTGAGGATAATATTTCGTTACTAGCTGGTGCGATAAGATGTGGAGAGACAAGATTAATTGATCACGTTTTTCTAATGAAAAGAAGGCCGATTATTGCAATTGATGGCCCTGCAGGGTCAGGTAAAAGTACAGTAACAAAGTTAATAGCGAAGAAACTTAAACTTTTATATTTAGATACTGGAGCAATGTATAGGGCATTGAGTTGGCTTATGATAAGAAAGGGTATTGATTATAAAAAAGAAAAAAAATTACAGAATATTCTTCAAGATATTTCTATTGTTTTTAAGTCGAATACAAATTCACATCAGGATGTTTATGTTAATAACTACTGTGTTACTGAAGAAATTAGGACGCAAAAAATAAGTTCCATCGTTTCTAAAATTTCCTCAATAAAAGAAGTAAGAAAATTCTTAGTAGAAGAACAAAGAAAAATTGGAGAATCAGGAGGACTTGTTGCTGAGGGAAGAGATATAGGAACTACTGTTTTTCCTCATGCAGAACTTAAAATATTTTTAACTGCTAGCATCGATGAAAGAGCAAAAAGAAGAAAATCTGATAAAAATAGTAAAGACTCACAAGAAATAGACCTTCATACATTAAAAGAACTTATAAAGAAAAGAGATTTTGAAGATTCCAATAGGGAAATTTCACCTCTAATAAAAGCGAATGACGCAATAGAAATTATTACGGATGGATATTCAATTACTGAGGTAGTGGATAAAATTATTGATCTTTATAATGACAAGATTCCCAAAGAGACTGAGATCAAATAA
- a CDS encoding lipid-A-disaccharide synthase-related protein has protein sequence MQSSALPLGHAAEKDSIESFYDLNSKESHSLLFICNGHGEDVIASEIIKRLLKKLKNKNIEVLPLVGNGDVFNSIKSKKFSKIGYLKELPSGGFSNQSLKGFLLDLFAGFLIDNLRNFLLVKQKSKHKCKIIAVGDFLPLLYAWSSECEFSFIGTPKSDHTWSSGPGWDLSDFYHKLKGSEWDPWEMFLMKSSRCKNVIMRDKITANNLNKKNIDAKYLGNPMMDFVNSKNKKIANIISFKRIILLVGSRYPEALKNLDNFLNCLQDFDLSKDLVILLPLSINANVIQIQSYLNKYGFIKQNKVKFLIDEDSVWKKKNQYVVIGKGKFNTWANMAEIGLSNAGTATEQIAGLGIPSLSLPGSGPQFTKTFAKRQSRLLGGSVLVCKNKTILLKRLSLLLKGKDERLEQAKIGKKRMGEFGASKKIVDAINLHLLS, from the coding sequence TTGCAATCCTCTGCCTTACCACTTGGCCATGCCGCCGAAAAAGATTCGATTGAGTCTTTTTATGATCTTAACAGTAAGGAGTCTCATTCTCTGTTATTTATATGCAATGGTCATGGAGAAGATGTAATCGCGTCGGAAATAATAAAAAGATTACTAAAAAAATTAAAAAATAAAAATATTGAAGTGTTGCCTTTAGTAGGAAATGGAGATGTATTTAATTCCATAAAATCAAAGAAATTTAGTAAAATAGGATATTTAAAAGAGCTGCCTAGTGGAGGTTTTAGTAATCAAAGTCTGAAGGGATTTTTGCTTGATTTGTTTGCAGGATTTTTAATCGATAATTTAAGAAATTTTCTACTTGTAAAACAGAAGTCAAAACATAAATGCAAAATTATCGCAGTAGGCGATTTCTTGCCATTACTTTACGCTTGGAGTTCAGAATGCGAATTTAGTTTCATTGGAACTCCCAAAAGTGATCATACTTGGAGTAGTGGCCCTGGGTGGGATTTAAGCGATTTTTATCATAAGTTGAAAGGTTCTGAATGGGATCCATGGGAAATGTTTTTAATGAAATCTTCAAGATGTAAAAATGTAATTATGAGAGATAAAATTACAGCTAATAATTTGAATAAAAAAAATATTGACGCAAAATACTTGGGTAATCCAATGATGGATTTTGTGAATTCAAAAAACAAGAAGATAGCAAATATTATTTCTTTTAAAAGGATTATTTTATTAGTTGGGAGTAGATACCCTGAAGCTCTTAAAAATCTTGATAATTTTCTTAATTGTTTGCAAGATTTTGATTTATCAAAGGATTTGGTAATTCTTTTGCCTTTAAGCATTAATGCGAATGTGATTCAAATTCAAAGTTATTTAAATAAATATGGTTTTATCAAACAGAATAAAGTTAAATTTCTAATTGATGAAGATTCAGTATGGAAAAAGAAAAATCAATATGTAGTGATTGGAAAAGGTAAATTTAATACATGGGCCAATATGGCAGAAATTGGCTTGTCTAATGCAGGAACTGCTACTGAGCAAATTGCTGGGCTTGGAATTCCATCTCTTTCTCTACCGGGATCCGGACCACAATTTACAAAAACATTTGCAAAAAGGCAATCAAGATTATTGGGAGGTAGTGTTTTAGTCTGCAAGAACAAAACAATTCTTTTAAAACGTTTAAGTTTACTTTTGAAAGGAAAAGACGAAAGGTTAGAACAAGCAAAAATTGGAAAAAAAAGAATGGGGGAATTCGGAGCAAGTAAGAAAATCGTAGATGCCATAAACCTTCATTTGTTATCTTAG
- a CDS encoding ribonuclease D: protein MTTENKNIDLLYNDLTPDLYNLYKKSSYLAIDTEAMGLIHGRDRLCLVQICNEFKRTSCIKIELNTSSSPHLKSLLEDDKITKIFHYARFDVAALKCNLEIKTKNIFCTKIASKLARTYTNKHGLKDLINELLGIELDKSSQSSDWGSNEDLTKDQLDYAANDVRYLIEAMHKLKVILERENRYELAKKCFETVSVHADLDILKFSNIFEH from the coding sequence ATGACTACTGAAAATAAAAATATTGATCTTCTTTATAACGATTTAACACCAGATTTATACAATCTTTACAAAAAATCATCCTACCTGGCTATTGACACTGAAGCAATGGGTTTAATTCATGGTAGAGATAGACTATGTTTAGTACAAATATGCAATGAATTTAAAAGAACATCCTGTATAAAAATCGAACTTAATACATCTTCTTCACCTCATTTAAAATCACTTCTTGAAGATGACAAAATTACGAAAATATTTCACTATGCGAGATTTGATGTAGCAGCTCTAAAATGCAATCTTGAGATTAAAACAAAAAATATTTTTTGTACAAAAATTGCTAGTAAGTTAGCGAGAACTTATACAAATAAACACGGTTTAAAGGACTTAATTAATGAATTGTTAGGTATAGAACTGGACAAAAGCTCTCAAAGTAGTGATTGGGGTAGCAACGAAGATTTAACAAAAGATCAATTAGATTATGCAGCAAATGATGTTAGATATTTAATTGAAGCTATGCATAAATTAAAAGTTATCTTGGAAAGAGAGAATAGATATGAATTAGCAAAAAAATGTTTCGAAACAGTTTCTGTACATGCAGATTTAGACATACTAAAATTCTCAAATATATTTGAACATTAA
- the rodA gene encoding rod shape-determining protein RodA: MLRRISLLNKRGFLQKKDNFSRKFLFSPLLLIPLFLVIISGFLIKSIQDGFLASNFFSHVLTGFLGYFLAFFISYIPLERIRKYLIPFYLCTLISLFLIYFFGISVSGAQRWLNLGIFSFQPSEVAKLSTVLALALVLEKKIISTIRDLVLPLLVVIVPWLLIFFQPDLGTSLVLLVLTGVMLYWSQMAIEWILILVFCLVTSILYLSIPNLLIFWILFIGYLAYRSSKRKIIFSSLAMSLHLLVAKLTPILWQYGLKDYQKDRLVLFLDPNRDPLGGGYHLIQSQIAIGSGGLFGTGLLKGKLTNLQFIPEQHTDFIFSALGEELGFMGCIIVLFLFFFLIKKLINTASIARTDFESLVVIGIAATFLFQIIINLFMTIGLGPVTGIPLPFMSYGRTALVINFISIGFVLSILKRSRSLRS, from the coding sequence ATGTTAAGGAGAATTTCTTTATTAAATAAAAGAGGTTTTTTACAAAAAAAAGACAACTTTAGTAGAAAATTTTTATTTTCTCCACTCCTTTTAATTCCTCTTTTTCTAGTTATTATTTCGGGGTTTTTAATAAAAAGTATTCAGGATGGTTTTTTAGCATCTAATTTTTTTAGCCATGTCTTAACAGGTTTTTTAGGCTATTTTTTGGCATTTTTTATTTCTTACATACCCTTAGAGAGAATTAGAAAGTATCTGATTCCATTCTATTTGTGTACTTTAATCTCATTATTTCTAATTTATTTTTTTGGGATCTCAGTTTCTGGAGCTCAAAGATGGCTAAACTTAGGAATATTTTCTTTTCAGCCCTCAGAAGTCGCCAAATTAAGTACTGTATTAGCTCTTGCTTTAGTACTCGAAAAAAAAATAATTTCAACAATAAGAGATTTAGTATTGCCCTTATTAGTAGTTATTGTTCCTTGGTTATTAATTTTTTTTCAACCAGACCTTGGCACCTCTTTAGTTTTATTGGTTCTGACAGGTGTAATGCTCTATTGGTCGCAAATGGCTATAGAGTGGATTTTGATATTAGTTTTTTGTCTTGTAACATCAATATTATATTTATCCATACCAAATCTTCTTATTTTCTGGATCCTATTTATAGGATATCTTGCTTATAGATCTTCGAAAAGGAAAATTATTTTTTCTTCTCTCGCAATGTCGTTGCACTTATTGGTGGCAAAATTGACACCAATTTTGTGGCAATATGGGCTCAAAGACTATCAAAAAGATAGATTAGTTTTATTTTTAGATCCAAATAGAGATCCCTTAGGTGGTGGATATCATTTAATACAGAGTCAAATTGCAATTGGTTCTGGCGGACTTTTTGGGACTGGTTTGTTAAAAGGTAAGCTCACTAATTTGCAATTTATACCAGAACAACATACTGATTTTATTTTTAGCGCTCTAGGCGAAGAGTTGGGTTTTATGGGATGCATAATAGTTTTATTTTTGTTCTTTTTTTTGATTAAAAAACTTATTAATACTGCATCAATTGCCCGGACTGACTTTGAATCTTTAGTAGTTATTGGAATCGCAGCAACTTTTTTATTCCAAATAATTATTAACTTATTTATGACAATTGGATTAGGACCAGTTACTGGAATTCCCCTTCCTTTTATGAGCTATGGCAGAACGGCATTGGTGATTAATTTCATATCTATTGGATTTGTTTTATCTATATTGAAACGTTCAAGATCATTAAGAAGTTGA
- a CDS encoding Mrp/NBP35 family ATP-binding protein has translation MTTIEDANYALQKVLDTGSKKNVIELAWIKNVRVTIPRVIVTLSLPSFANSQRDRIVNEVRKVLLDFKDIDDVQIEIDNNPSVKESKTESNGPELQQIDGIRHIIAVSSGKGGVGKSTIAVNLACSLAKLGLKTGLLDADIYGPNTPSMMGVAEQNPKVTEGSGNDQRLIPINKYGISLVSMGFLIEEGQPVIWRGPMLNSIIRQFLYQVEWNNLDFLVIDLPPGTGDAQISLSQSVPISGAIIVTTPQQVSLQDARRGLAMFKQLGVPLLGVVENMSVFIPPDMPSKKYEIFGKGGGQTLAKENDLPLLAQIPIEIPIVDDSNKGVPISISQPNKESSVEFVNLAKLIKNQFVCS, from the coding sequence ATGACCACAATAGAAGATGCGAATTATGCTTTACAAAAGGTTCTAGATACTGGATCAAAGAAAAATGTAATTGAATTAGCTTGGATTAAAAACGTAAGAGTAACTATTCCAAGAGTAATCGTAACACTATCATTGCCATCATTTGCAAATTCTCAGAGAGATAGAATTGTGAATGAGGTTCGTAAAGTACTACTAGATTTTAAAGATATTGATGATGTTCAAATAGAGATAGATAATAATCCTTCAGTAAAAGAATCTAAAACTGAAAGTAATGGTCCTGAGTTACAGCAGATTGATGGTATTCGTCATATCATCGCTGTTAGTAGTGGTAAAGGTGGAGTAGGGAAAAGTACTATTGCAGTGAATCTAGCTTGTTCTTTAGCTAAATTAGGTTTAAAAACTGGGTTGCTGGATGCGGATATTTATGGACCTAATACACCCTCAATGATGGGAGTTGCAGAGCAGAATCCAAAGGTTACTGAAGGTAGTGGTAATGATCAAAGGTTAATCCCAATCAATAAATATGGAATTTCATTAGTTTCTATGGGTTTCTTAATAGAAGAAGGTCAGCCAGTTATCTGGAGGGGACCAATGTTAAATAGTATTATCCGTCAATTTCTTTACCAAGTTGAATGGAATAATCTTGATTTTTTGGTTATTGACTTGCCCCCAGGAACAGGAGATGCTCAAATCTCTCTCTCCCAATCTGTTCCTATTTCTGGAGCTATTATCGTCACAACTCCACAACAAGTGTCCTTGCAAGATGCAAGGAGGGGATTAGCAATGTTTAAACAACTTGGTGTGCCGCTATTGGGAGTTGTAGAAAATATGTCAGTATTTATTCCGCCAGATATGCCAAGTAAAAAATATGAAATTTTTGGTAAAGGTGGTGGACAAACATTAGCTAAAGAAAATGATTTACCTTTGTTGGCACAAATCCCTATTGAAATTCCTATTGTTGATGACAGCAATAAAGGAGTACCAATCTCAATAAGCCAACCAAATAAGGAAAGTTCTGTTGAATTTGTTAATTTAGCTAAATTAATTAAAAATCAATTTGTTTGTAGTTAA
- a CDS encoding sensor histidine kinase: MKSQITIKNIQDLLIKGVQKIYVDDETSRRMWWASLEVIQKDFLSQNYKKGGIWVASPLPALNEKKFFNQLHGWLWAPEGFPYFQNENAGFLPGNNSDKLKKDSDIVSNYKVLNLGQKDGYEPFLMIITPNFQCILSIAGEKDKKILLMKCDEESLKISIELMHAKLNQENYDEGVKFRSAINNLGNLSINNQFEKLFWPILSAKLANFMPKHNIQNSAENYEKNVQITEAKLLRAISHEVRTPLATIRTLISSTLKKYNMDESMRNRLIQIDNECNEQIDRFGLIFNAAELVSNEVPSQNNLAKINLAEIFKKLSPLWNKQLNRRGISLKIDIPNQLPQILSDSEKLELMLSGLIDKNTRGLKEGSTLILELRTAGQKLKLQLKVQKLDINHKEILKKDNSSDIGPVLNWNPQTGSLQLSQNATQKLLASLGGHVTKRRDTGLTVFFPISDSK, translated from the coding sequence ATGAAATCACAAATCACTATTAAAAACATTCAAGACCTTTTGATTAAAGGAGTTCAAAAAATATATGTTGATGATGAAACATCTCGAAGAATGTGGTGGGCTTCTTTAGAGGTTATTCAAAAAGATTTCTTATCTCAGAATTATAAAAAGGGAGGTATTTGGGTTGCATCGCCTTTGCCTGCTCTAAATGAAAAAAAATTTTTTAATCAACTTCATGGCTGGCTTTGGGCGCCTGAGGGCTTTCCTTATTTTCAGAATGAAAATGCAGGTTTTTTACCAGGCAATAATTCAGATAAACTAAAGAAAGATTCCGATATAGTTAGTAATTATAAAGTCCTAAATCTAGGCCAAAAAGATGGTTATGAACCTTTTTTGATGATAATCACTCCAAATTTTCAATGCATATTATCAATTGCAGGAGAAAAAGATAAGAAAATTTTATTAATGAAGTGTGATGAAGAAAGCCTAAAAATTTCAATTGAATTAATGCATGCAAAATTAAATCAAGAAAATTACGATGAAGGAGTTAAATTTCGTAGTGCAATAAATAATTTAGGGAATTTGAGTATTAATAATCAATTTGAAAAATTATTTTGGCCGATATTATCGGCAAAATTAGCGAATTTCATGCCAAAGCATAATATCCAGAATTCTGCAGAAAATTATGAAAAAAATGTCCAGATAACTGAAGCAAAATTATTACGTGCAATTTCGCATGAAGTAAGAACGCCTTTGGCAACAATAAGAACCCTAATTAGTTCTACTTTAAAAAAATATAATATGGATGAATCAATGAGAAATCGTTTAATTCAAATAGATAATGAATGTAATGAACAAATTGATAGATTTGGTTTAATCTTTAATGCAGCTGAATTAGTAAGTAATGAAGTTCCGTCACAAAATAACTTAGCAAAAATCAATTTAGCAGAAATTTTTAAGAAGCTTTCTCCTTTATGGAATAAACAATTAAATCGACGTGGGATTTCTTTAAAGATTGATATCCCCAATCAACTACCGCAAATTTTGAGTGATTCTGAAAAATTAGAGTTAATGTTAAGTGGATTAATTGATAAAAATACTAGGGGATTAAAGGAAGGTAGTACATTAATTTTAGAATTAAGAACAGCTGGTCAAAAACTTAAACTTCAATTAAAAGTACAAAAATTGGATATTAATCATAAAGAAATTCTAAAAAAAGATAATAGTTCCGACATTGGTCCCGTTTTAAATTGGAATCCTCAAACTGGTAGTTTACAACTAAGTCAAAATGCCACTCAAAAACTATTAGCGAGTTTAGGAGGGCATGTTACAAAAAGGCGTGATACAGGTTTGACAGTGTTTTTCCCAATTTCAGATTCAAAATGA